Sequence from the Deinococcus betulae genome:
CGGGGCAAAGCGCAGCGGTCCACGGGCCGGCGCGGCGTAGGGCAGGCCCAGCCAGGCGTGGGCCCGCAGCGGGCCAACCGCCACCAGCCGCCCCTGAACCTGACCAGCCGCCGTTTTAACAACAAGAGACACGGAGTAAGGTAACAGGCTGCGCTGGAAAGACGTTCACCCTTCGTCCTATTCCCGTCACTGGTTGACCGGAATAGCCTTTAGGCTCAGGTGATGACCGCCGAAGCCTTCTACCGCTACCTGATGTCTGCTCGCCGCGCCCTGTGGGTCACCCTGCGCGCCCTGCCGGAAGATCAGTTGTCTGCGGCCGTTATTCCCACCGAGGGCGCCCGCTGCATTAAAGACCTCCTGATGCACATGGCGGTGGTTGAAGACGGCTGGTTTCGCGGCGACCTGCTGGGGCAACCGACGGTGCTGGAGACGTTGGGCGTGGGCGCCCCCGGCTCGGCGGCCGAATACTGGCACCACGACCACCGCCCGCTGGACTGGCTGCTGAGCTACTGGGAGGCGGTCGAGCAGGCCACCCTGGCCAGCTGGCCGGCGCTGCTGGAGCAGGCGGCCCAGCACCGCCGCATTCCGGTGGACGAGAGTCGCCCCGAGACTCTGTCGGCCGATGAGGTGCTGTGGCACGTCATGCAGCATGAGGTCAGGCACAGCGCCCAGGTGGTGCAGATGATTCGCCTGCTGGGGCACCGGCCCCCCGCGCTGGACCTAGTCTTTCATGTGGCCAGAGGGCCAGAAGAAGCCTGAAAACAGGCCGCCCGTCAGATGAGGGCGGCCTCGTTCTCCTCCTTCTTCAGTCGGTGTACGCCCCCACCGCCGCGCTGCTGACCAGCTTGGCGTACTTGGC
This genomic interval carries:
- a CDS encoding DinB family protein — encoded protein: MTAEAFYRYLMSARRALWVTLRALPEDQLSAAVIPTEGARCIKDLLMHMAVVEDGWFRGDLLGQPTVLETLGVGAPGSAAEYWHHDHRPLDWLLSYWEAVEQATLASWPALLEQAAQHRRIPVDESRPETLSADEVLWHVMQHEVRHSAQVVQMIRLLGHRPPALDLVFHVARGPEEA